A genome region from Alicyclobacillus acidocaldarius subsp. acidocaldarius DSM 446 includes the following:
- a CDS encoding toxin-antitoxin system HicB family antitoxin, translated as MNSPERVQVTVRISRELDEALACQARKLGVTKNAYIAMVLSRVPEVRDSMKGSNRDHEHTA; from the coding sequence GTGAATTCACCCGAGCGAGTTCAAGTCACTGTCCGGATCAGTCGAGAACTTGATGAAGCGTTGGCGTGTCAAGCCAGAAAGCTCGGGGTTACCAAGAATGCATACATCGCGATGGTGTTGTCGAGGGTTCCAGAAGTCCGAGATTCGATGAAGGGGTCGAACCGAGATCATGAGCACACGGCCTGA
- a CDS encoding helix-turn-helix transcriptional regulator, whose amino-acid sequence MMTKTLGQRLKERRLAMQLTVKQAAEMLNMTERGYRYLEADEKRPSIETAVKIEDHFGIPVREMVDDAEHSA is encoded by the coding sequence ATGATGACCAAAACGTTAGGGCAGCGACTTAAAGAACGACGCTTGGCAATGCAACTTACGGTGAAACAAGCCGCCGAAATGCTCAACATGACTGAACGCGGTTATCGCTACTTGGAGGCTGATGAAAAACGGCCATCCATCGAAACCGCGGTGAAGATTGAAGACCATTTCGGAATCCCGGTTCGCGAAATGGTCGACGATGCTGAGCATTCGGCGTAG
- a CDS encoding helix-turn-helix domain-containing protein, with amino-acid sequence MWLGQALRVLRLRAGVTQEYVAWCADTTQAQIARVELGSRQPTLCVLRGYARATGQPEAVMRICEAAILGTEMDAMSA; translated from the coding sequence ATGTGGCTCGGACAAGCCCTGCGGGTCTTGAGGCTGCGCGCCGGCGTGACCCAGGAGTACGTTGCCTGGTGCGCGGACACAACGCAGGCACAAATCGCCCGCGTCGAGCTCGGTAGCCGACAGCCGACGCTGTGTGTTCTGAGGGGCTACGCGCGGGCGACGGGGCAGCCGGAGGCGGTGATGAGGATCTGCGAGGCGGCGATCCTGGGCACGGAGATGGACGCCATGAGCGCGTAG
- a CDS encoding helix-turn-helix domain-containing protein, translating into MAVFQHVFNQDEIPLLFDAKQLASLLGVSESQARRIMARKDFKVTKISPRRYRIRREDFLEWLERQSW; encoded by the coding sequence ATGGCTGTGTTTCAACACGTTTTTAATCAAGATGAAATCCCTCTCCTTTTTGATGCCAAACAGTTAGCTTCCTTGCTGGGAGTCTCGGAATCGCAAGCTCGGAGGATCATGGCTAGAAAGGATTTCAAGGTAACCAAGATAAGCCCGAGACGGTACAGGATTAGACGCGAAGACTTTCTCGAATGGTTAGAAAGACAATCATGGTAA
- a CDS encoding H-type small acid-soluble spore protein produces MDLKRAKEIASSPVMAHVTHEGHQVYIQSVDEGTQKAKVYHLKNPDHRYEVHVHDLTEQHVVH; encoded by the coding sequence ATGGACCTTAAGCGTGCGAAGGAGATTGCTTCGTCGCCCGTGATGGCGCACGTGACACACGAGGGTCATCAGGTGTACATTCAGTCCGTCGATGAGGGAACCCAGAAGGCTAAAGTGTATCATCTTAAAAACCCGGACCATCGCTATGAGGTGCATGTTCACGATTTGACGGAGCAGCATGTGGTGCATTGA
- a CDS encoding IS1634 family transposase, which translates to MREAFQLFGPVRSYVMGPAPVLARLIDELKWVEIIDEFVPRPDSKLSVGLRTKALLVNIGTNREALYRVEEFYAQRDVEVLLGSGVSADDLHDDALARALDALYDAGLEALYARIALHTLRRLRVLSDSNELIPIHADTTSLSMTGEYLDQTAFRIDRGFSKDHRPDLKQIVFGLCTVHGLGLCANVNPGNLDDHTWNFENIQQLLSQLDEETRKRSVYVADAALVTKDNLELLAEEDFHFISRLPGTYKLSEDLKRAAWEKENSWKEVGRLAEAEDSAHYRIQAFRRTLYGRTYRFVVVRSSSLDTRKERKLKEVLKREKAALEKAAKAMSQNVYSCEQDAQMAMQTFMHEHRATLHPISARICAEQVQAKRARRGRPRKDDPPPPVHTQYRVEVAILPPSEERVQQWREKEATFVLITDIRDDQRVSDEQILRLYKEQHEVEARFRYLKSPYHVGPIYLHKPTRVKAFGFVMLLSLLLYSVLEYLIREKMKRETEPLMLPGNRKSFRPTGLAILEMLDGVTTVHMQVGDTWQRVPATPHNPQIMRVLKLLNMDLSIYTEAQKTA; encoded by the coding sequence GTGCGGGAGGCTTTCCAGTTGTTCGGTCCAGTTCGCTCGTATGTCATGGGGCCTGCGCCCGTTTTAGCCAGACTGATCGACGAGTTGAAGTGGGTAGAGATTATCGACGAGTTCGTGCCACGTCCGGATAGCAAACTGTCCGTCGGGCTGCGTACCAAGGCGTTGCTGGTTAATATCGGCACGAATCGCGAAGCCCTCTACCGGGTGGAGGAGTTCTACGCGCAACGGGATGTGGAAGTCCTGCTTGGAAGCGGCGTCTCCGCAGACGATCTCCATGATGACGCTTTGGCCCGGGCTCTGGATGCCTTGTACGACGCAGGTCTCGAGGCATTATACGCGCGTATCGCCCTCCACACGCTACGCAGACTCCGGGTGCTCAGCGATTCCAACGAACTCATCCCCATCCATGCGGATACCACGTCGCTCTCTATGACAGGCGAGTACCTGGACCAAACAGCGTTTCGCATTGACCGGGGATTCTCCAAGGACCACCGGCCTGATCTCAAGCAAATTGTGTTTGGACTTTGCACCGTCCATGGTCTGGGGCTATGCGCGAACGTCAACCCTGGGAACTTGGACGATCACACATGGAATTTCGAGAACATCCAGCAACTCCTGAGCCAGCTCGATGAGGAGACGCGAAAGAGAAGCGTCTACGTCGCGGACGCGGCGTTGGTGACGAAGGACAACCTTGAGCTTTTGGCGGAGGAAGACTTCCATTTCATCTCACGACTGCCGGGGACGTATAAGCTGTCCGAGGACCTGAAGAGAGCGGCATGGGAGAAAGAAAACAGCTGGAAAGAAGTCGGTCGGCTCGCTGAGGCGGAAGACAGCGCCCATTACAGGATCCAGGCCTTCCGTCGCACGCTGTACGGGCGAACGTATCGATTCGTCGTGGTGCGCTCCTCCAGCCTGGATACCCGGAAGGAGCGTAAGCTCAAAGAGGTGCTCAAGCGTGAGAAGGCTGCGCTGGAGAAAGCGGCCAAGGCGATGAGCCAAAACGTCTACAGTTGTGAACAAGATGCGCAGATGGCCATGCAGACCTTCATGCACGAACACCGTGCCACTTTGCATCCCATCTCCGCCCGCATATGTGCCGAGCAGGTGCAGGCAAAACGCGCGCGCCGCGGTCGCCCGCGCAAAGATGACCCGCCACCGCCGGTGCATACACAGTACCGTGTGGAAGTGGCGATCTTACCGCCTTCTGAGGAGCGGGTTCAGCAGTGGCGAGAGAAGGAAGCGACGTTTGTGCTCATCACCGACATCCGCGATGATCAGCGTGTGTCAGATGAACAGATCCTCCGCCTGTATAAGGAACAACACGAGGTGGAGGCGCGTTTTCGGTATCTGAAAAGCCCGTATCACGTGGGTCCCATCTACCTGCATAAGCCGACACGGGTGAAAGCGTTCGGTTTCGTCATGCTGTTATCCCTGCTCTTGTATAGCGTATTGGAATATCTCATCCGAGAGAAGATGAAGCGGGAAACGGAACCGCTCATGCTGCCAGGCAATCGAAAGAGTTTTCGTCCAACAGGGTTGGCCATCCTCGAGATGCTGGATGGAGTGACGACCGTGCACATGCAGGTCGGCGACACGTGGCAGCGAGTACCTGCAACGCCTCATAATCCTCAGATCATGAGGGTTCTTAAGCTGCTGAACATGGACCTGAGCATCTACACGGAAGCGCAAAAAACGGCTTGA
- a CDS encoding NAD(P)H-dependent flavin oxidoreductase yields the protein MEERAPVVSFTFGCPEADTIAKWKEAGACVIGTATTPEEAVALERAGCDAIVAQGYEAGGHRGTFLPMDETRLIGTLALVPQVVDRVRIPVIAAGGIMDGRGIVACLALGAAAVQMGTSFLVTDESGAHPAYKRAVMEWRDRGTALTRSFSGRHARGIRNAFMEAVDREEMDIPPYPLQNALTQPIRRRAAEQGDAERMSLWAGQGYPMAKPMPAAERVRELVQQMERVKSLLR from the coding sequence CTGGAAGAGCGCGCGCCTGTTGTAAGCTTCACGTTTGGCTGTCCTGAAGCCGACACCATTGCGAAGTGGAAAGAAGCGGGGGCGTGCGTGATCGGCACGGCGACCACGCCGGAGGAGGCGGTGGCGCTCGAACGCGCGGGCTGCGACGCGATCGTCGCGCAGGGCTATGAGGCCGGAGGGCACCGCGGCACATTTCTGCCGATGGACGAGACCCGGCTCATCGGAACCCTCGCGCTCGTCCCGCAGGTGGTCGATCGCGTCCGCATACCCGTCATCGCCGCGGGTGGAATCATGGACGGTCGCGGCATCGTCGCGTGTCTCGCATTGGGCGCGGCCGCGGTGCAGATGGGGACGAGTTTCCTGGTGACGGACGAGAGCGGCGCTCACCCGGCGTACAAACGAGCCGTCATGGAGTGGCGGGATCGCGGCACGGCTTTGACGCGGAGCTTTTCTGGCAGACACGCCCGAGGCATCCGCAACGCGTTCATGGAGGCAGTGGACCGAGAGGAGATGGATATCCCGCCGTATCCCCTCCAGAACGCGCTCACCCAACCGATTCGCCGTCGCGCTGCAGAACAGGGCGATGCCGAGCGGATGTCCCTGTGGGCGGGACAGGGCTACCCTATGGCCAAGCCCATGCCCGCAGCGGAAAGGGTTCGGGAACTCGTTCAGCAGATGGAGCGCGTGAAGTCTCTCCTACGCTAA
- a CDS encoding ImmA/IrrE family metallo-endopeptidase — MGKLATIKRAVLELTSTFNTSDPYTLCELLEIEWRKVSLPGHVRGLYIPVRMHNKRYVLIHKDIVPSWQRFVCAHELGHHVLHGDLMKGTHIDTFTISSTKDHTEFEANAFATFLLMVDQHLQFPFPLDAVASASQKKDSRELAQILRDRTAEYC, encoded by the coding sequence ATGGGGAAACTCGCGACGATCAAACGAGCAGTCTTGGAACTAACCTCCACATTTAACACGTCTGATCCTTATACTCTTTGTGAGTTACTTGAAATCGAATGGCGTAAGGTTTCACTTCCTGGTCACGTCCGAGGCCTTTATATCCCAGTTCGTATGCACAATAAACGTTACGTCCTCATTCACAAGGATATTGTTCCATCCTGGCAGCGCTTCGTCTGTGCACACGAGTTAGGACACCACGTGTTGCATGGCGATTTAATGAAGGGGACTCACATAGATACATTCACTATATCGTCCACGAAAGATCATACCGAGTTTGAAGCCAATGCGTTTGCCACCTTTTTACTCATGGTGGATCAACATCTTCAATTCCCTTTTCCTTTGGACGCAGTTGCGAGTGCATCGCAGAAAAAGGACAGCCGTGAACTCGCGCAAATCTTGCGCGACCGAACCGCGGAATATTGCTGA
- a CDS encoding helix-turn-helix domain-containing protein translates to MDTLNFGEYLRSLRLARKLSINQLAEKTGISAAHISRLERNVREVPRPDTLRKLALGLGVPFDELLRAAGYSEEQYEYNTKVLSRRLQRLRESKGLSLSDVAHIAGISEAYLARLESAEGRLPGVTTLHRLAQVFDVTPAYLVGDTPDPKDNGPLDAWYQPKDLIQWLEESEVMFEGQPLTDEDKLKIKQILAVVFMDAKRKNQRP, encoded by the coding sequence ATGGACACTCTCAATTTCGGCGAATATCTGCGTTCTCTGCGCCTCGCGAGGAAACTGTCAATTAACCAACTCGCGGAAAAGACAGGGATTAGCGCAGCTCATATTTCCCGGCTTGAAAGAAATGTTCGTGAAGTACCGAGACCAGACACATTGAGAAAACTGGCGCTTGGGCTAGGAGTTCCATTCGATGAATTGTTACGCGCGGCGGGCTATTCCGAAGAGCAGTATGAATACAACACAAAGGTGCTGTCGCGTCGACTACAGCGTCTTCGCGAATCCAAAGGACTGTCGCTGTCGGATGTTGCTCATATAGCCGGTATATCCGAGGCCTATTTGGCTCGTTTAGAGTCCGCCGAAGGTCGGTTGCCTGGAGTTACAACACTGCACCGTTTAGCCCAGGTCTTCGACGTCACTCCAGCCTATTTGGTAGGCGATACACCGGATCCGAAGGACAATGGCCCTCTTGATGCGTGGTATCAGCCGAAAGACTTGATTCAGTGGCTAGAAGAATCTGAAGTCATGTTTGAAGGACAGCCGCTCACCGACGAAGACAAACTCAAAATAAAGCAAATCCTCGCAGTTGTATTCATGGATGCTAAGCGCAAAAATCAGAGGCCGTAG
- a CDS encoding helix-turn-helix domain-containing protein, producing MLSISAACFTVSCIAKRRSLSRCPNVLVIITTLVLIGTLVLTLHDIWNYSSCQVARRIFMPSFPQRLSELLSATNSTKRALAHAIGISERMIQYYITGAKSPTLDVLVAMADYFNVGLDYLAGRSDNPTPPPRTSSSEQDP from the coding sequence ATGTTGAGCATTTCGGCGGCTTGTTTCACCGTAAGTTGCATTGCCAAGCGTCGTTCTTTAAGTCGCTGCCCTAACGTTTTGGTCATCATCACCACCCTCGTCCTGATTGGAACTTTAGTTCTTACCCTGCATGATATTTGGAACTATAGTTCTTGTCAAGTAGCAAGGAGAATTTTCATGCCCTCATTTCCACAACGCTTGTCAGAACTTTTGTCTGCGACCAATTCAACAAAACGTGCCCTAGCGCACGCGATTGGGATATCAGAACGCATGATTCAGTACTACATCACTGGCGCTAAGAGCCCCACTCTTGATGTTCTTGTGGCGATGGCCGACTACTTTAATGTGGGGCTCGATTACTTAGCCGGGCGTTCTGACAATCCCACACCCCCACCTCGCACCTCCTCATCCGAGCAGGATCCGTAG
- a CDS encoding helix-turn-helix domain-containing protein: MSIDSPPRTSELYMTCCLMATLMSHSIDLWFLAVVKCCQVEMEGVGNVGVRVKVSRLQSYLFEQNWTPRDLANRMGVSYTTVYRVLSGKRRPGNDFIAKLLAATGKQFEEFFQSERGEASQGFDGCVSTRF, from the coding sequence GTGTCCATCGACTCACCTCCTCGTACATCTGAATTGTACATGACGTGTTGCCTAATGGCAACATTGATGTCTCATTCTATTGACTTGTGGTTTTTAGCGGTGGTAAAGTGTTGCCAGGTGGAAATGGAGGGAGTTGGGAATGTGGGTGTCAGAGTTAAGGTCTCTCGGCTTCAATCGTACTTGTTTGAACAGAATTGGACTCCTCGCGATTTAGCAAATCGTATGGGTGTATCTTACACAACGGTGTATCGCGTTCTTAGCGGCAAGCGAAGACCTGGTAACGATTTTATAGCAAAATTACTTGCTGCAACAGGAAAACAGTTCGAAGAGTTCTTTCAGTCTGAACGTGGGGAGGCGTCGCAAGGTTTCGATGGCTGTGTTTCAACACGTTTTTAA
- the gndA gene encoding NADP-dependent phosphogluconate dehydrogenase, translated as MAEAQVGVMGLAVMGKNLALNIESRGFTVAVYNRTASRTQELAEEAKDKNIIPAYSLEDFVASLERPRRVILMVQAGRPVDEAISQLVPLLEPGDVIVDGGNSYFEDTRRRHKELEQKGILFIGTGISGGEEGALKGPAIMPGGSRDAYALVEPILTAIAAKVGDEPCCTYIGPDGAGHYVKMVHNGIEYGDMQLICEAYHLLSEVLGLSADDLHRVFSEWNKGELDSYLIEITADILSKRDPETGRPMVDVILDTAGQKGTGKWTSQSALDLGVPLTMITESVFARFLSAMKEERVAASRVLPGPERPRESLDRDAFIEDVRRALYASKICSYAQGFAQLRQASQEYGWNLDLGAIAMIFRGGCIIRARFLHNIKEAYDRNPDLPNLLLDPYFRASIASYQDSWRRVVATAVTYGVPVPAFSSALAYYDSYRAERLPANLLQAQRDYFGAHTFRRVDRDGVFHFHWLSDEPMLTEV; from the coding sequence GTGGCAGAAGCACAGGTAGGCGTGATGGGTCTTGCGGTCATGGGGAAAAACCTGGCCCTGAATATCGAGAGCCGAGGCTTCACGGTCGCCGTGTACAACCGCACGGCCTCGAGGACACAGGAACTTGCGGAAGAGGCGAAAGACAAAAACATCATACCGGCGTACTCGCTCGAGGATTTTGTGGCTTCGCTGGAGCGCCCGCGGCGCGTCATCTTGATGGTGCAGGCCGGACGCCCTGTCGACGAGGCGATTTCGCAGCTCGTGCCGCTGCTCGAGCCCGGAGACGTGATCGTCGACGGAGGAAACTCGTACTTCGAGGACACGCGGCGCCGGCACAAAGAGCTCGAACAGAAGGGCATTCTGTTCATCGGCACGGGCATTTCGGGCGGCGAAGAAGGGGCGCTGAAGGGACCGGCCATCATGCCAGGCGGCAGCCGGGACGCGTACGCGCTCGTCGAGCCCATTTTGACGGCCATCGCCGCGAAGGTGGGGGACGAGCCCTGCTGCACCTACATCGGCCCAGACGGCGCAGGCCACTATGTGAAGATGGTTCACAACGGCATTGAGTACGGCGACATGCAACTCATCTGCGAGGCGTACCACCTGTTGAGCGAAGTCCTCGGCCTGTCCGCCGACGATCTCCACCGCGTATTTTCGGAGTGGAACAAGGGTGAACTCGACAGCTACCTGATCGAAATCACGGCGGACATCTTGTCCAAGCGCGATCCGGAGACGGGGCGGCCCATGGTCGACGTCATCCTCGACACCGCCGGTCAAAAGGGAACCGGCAAGTGGACGAGCCAAAGCGCGCTCGATCTCGGCGTGCCCCTCACGATGATCACGGAGAGCGTCTTCGCCCGCTTTTTGTCGGCCATGAAGGAGGAACGCGTGGCCGCGAGCAGGGTGCTTCCCGGCCCCGAGCGGCCTCGAGAATCGCTCGATCGCGACGCGTTCATCGAGGATGTCCGCCGCGCGCTATACGCGAGCAAGATCTGTTCGTACGCGCAAGGCTTCGCCCAACTGCGCCAGGCGTCGCAGGAGTACGGTTGGAATCTCGATCTCGGCGCCATCGCGATGATCTTCCGCGGCGGCTGCATCATCCGTGCGCGTTTCTTGCACAACATCAAGGAGGCCTACGACCGGAATCCCGATCTTCCGAATCTGCTTCTCGACCCTTACTTCCGGGCGTCGATCGCGTCGTACCAGGATTCGTGGCGCCGCGTCGTGGCGACCGCCGTCACCTATGGCGTGCCAGTTCCGGCGTTTTCGAGCGCGCTCGCGTATTACGACAGCTATCGCGCAGAGCGGCTGCCCGCCAACCTGCTGCAGGCGCAGCGGGACTATTTCGGCGCCCATACGTTTCGCCGCGTCGATCGCGACGGCGTGTTCCACTTCCACTGGCTGAGCGACGAACCCATGCTGACGGAGGTCTGA
- a CDS encoding tyrosine-type recombinase/integrase, giving the protein MEHLRSLEDTPVVHAKSFTLHEWASRWFADKSSSLRPWTRRTYHHVLQAYILPELGKMPISKIEARHIQALYRKLSNRLKPVTVHRIHRVLKTCLLAAVKAGYLDKSPFLNVEPPEHKTPPKPVLSVNDAFRLLAWLREHRPTSYMAAFLAIHTGMRMGEIAGLQWRDIDLDTGVIQLERTRYRPKGGQDFLGPPKTFGSRRRIVVTREVVDELRRWKQSQQEIERESWTPESFVVRLPNSAPPSPASFNNAIQNARKELGLPPVSFHGLRHTHATWLLESGVDLKIVSERLGHSSITITADIYAHVTDALQREAIEKLQRMMRSRRTNNSGSDDEEDL; this is encoded by the coding sequence ATGGAGCATCTGCGTTCGCTCGAAGACACTCCAGTCGTACATGCCAAATCGTTCACTTTACATGAATGGGCAAGTCGCTGGTTTGCCGATAAATCGTCATCCTTGCGGCCGTGGACGCGTCGAACTTATCATCATGTCTTGCAAGCCTACATTCTCCCCGAACTTGGTAAGATGCCGATCTCAAAAATTGAGGCCCGACATATCCAAGCACTATATCGCAAGCTAAGCAATCGATTGAAACCAGTGACCGTACATCGAATACACCGGGTGCTCAAGACGTGCTTACTTGCTGCGGTGAAAGCAGGATACTTGGATAAGTCTCCGTTCTTGAACGTAGAACCACCAGAACATAAAACGCCTCCGAAGCCAGTTTTGTCTGTGAACGACGCCTTTCGGCTCTTAGCGTGGCTACGAGAACATCGACCAACGAGCTATATGGCGGCGTTCTTGGCCATTCATACCGGCATGCGCATGGGGGAGATCGCTGGGCTGCAATGGAGAGACATCGATTTGGACACGGGCGTGATACAACTTGAACGAACTCGCTACAGGCCCAAGGGTGGGCAAGACTTTTTGGGGCCGCCCAAGACATTTGGAAGTCGTCGCCGTATTGTCGTCACGCGAGAAGTAGTGGACGAACTCAGGAGATGGAAACAATCGCAACAAGAAATCGAGCGCGAATCTTGGACTCCTGAATCCTTTGTCGTTCGCCTCCCAAACTCCGCGCCCCCGTCACCCGCTTCCTTTAACAACGCGATCCAAAACGCAAGAAAAGAGCTTGGGTTGCCGCCCGTTTCCTTTCATGGATTGCGACATACCCATGCGACGTGGTTGCTAGAAAGCGGGGTCGATCTCAAAATTGTGAGCGAACGTTTGGGGCATAGTTCAATTACGATAACGGCAGACATATACGCGCATGTGACGGATGCGCTACAACGCGAAGCGATTGAAAAACTGCAACGAATGATGCGTTCAAGACGCACAAACAACAGTGGCTCTGATGATGAAGAGGACTTGTAA
- a CDS encoding aldehyde dehydrogenase family protein, translating to MSSTTSVKYAQWNKLYLGGEWRSGTSSRTVTVRNPYNQEVLAEFPLASVEDIDQAYRKAQAAQQGWAEESAFTRAEVMERAASILAQRKDEIVRYLVEETGSSQLKASIEVDASIGDIKLAAEYAHKMTAVILPSAIPGKENRVYRTPVGVVGAITPWNWPFYLSIRVVAPALATGNAIVLKADSQTPITGGLLVADLFEQAGLPPGLLSVVVADLDEIGDAMVEHPVPRVISFTGSTAAGRHIAEVAARSLRKVALELGGNNVFIVLDDADVDQAVAAAAFGKYLHQGQICIATNRMIVHRKVYDEFVEKFMAATEKVKVGDPADPETVICPLINERQAKRIMGLIDESLKMGARLVLEGKLEGLLMYPYILADVTNDMPIAKNEIFGPVAAILPVDSEEEAVNIANESDYGLSGAVFTGDLERGIRVAQRIVTGMIHVNDQTVNVESNVPFGGEKASGIGRYCGEWGIEEFTTLKWISVQKEPRVYPFS from the coding sequence GTGTCGAGCACAACATCGGTGAAGTACGCTCAATGGAACAAATTGTATCTTGGGGGAGAGTGGAGGTCTGGGACGAGCAGCAGAACGGTGACGGTTCGCAATCCATACAATCAGGAGGTCCTCGCGGAATTTCCGCTGGCATCGGTGGAAGACATCGATCAGGCCTATCGAAAGGCCCAGGCCGCACAGCAAGGATGGGCTGAGGAGAGTGCGTTCACTCGCGCCGAGGTGATGGAGCGCGCAGCTAGTATTCTCGCGCAGCGGAAGGATGAAATCGTCCGGTACTTGGTCGAGGAAACGGGAAGTTCTCAACTCAAGGCGAGCATCGAAGTGGATGCTTCCATCGGCGACATCAAGTTGGCCGCCGAGTATGCGCACAAAATGACGGCGGTGATCCTCCCTTCCGCGATTCCCGGCAAGGAGAATCGCGTGTATCGCACTCCCGTCGGAGTCGTGGGCGCCATCACACCGTGGAATTGGCCGTTTTATCTGAGTATCCGCGTGGTGGCGCCAGCGCTTGCGACGGGGAACGCCATCGTCCTCAAGGCAGATTCTCAGACGCCCATCACCGGCGGACTCCTTGTCGCGGATCTGTTTGAGCAGGCAGGGCTTCCACCAGGGCTCTTGAGTGTGGTGGTGGCCGATCTCGACGAGATCGGAGACGCGATGGTCGAACATCCGGTTCCCCGGGTGATCTCGTTCACAGGGTCCACAGCGGCAGGTCGGCATATCGCTGAGGTCGCGGCGCGATCGCTGCGCAAGGTGGCGCTCGAACTCGGCGGGAACAACGTGTTCATTGTGCTCGACGATGCGGACGTCGACCAGGCGGTTGCCGCGGCGGCGTTCGGGAAATATCTTCACCAAGGCCAGATCTGCATCGCAACAAACCGCATGATTGTCCATCGCAAGGTGTACGACGAGTTTGTCGAGAAGTTCATGGCAGCGACCGAAAAGGTGAAGGTCGGCGATCCGGCAGACCCCGAGACGGTGATTTGCCCGCTCATCAACGAGCGCCAGGCAAAACGGATCATGGGGCTCATCGACGAGAGCTTGAAGATGGGGGCACGCCTGGTCTTGGAGGGAAAGCTCGAAGGGCTGCTTATGTATCCATACATCCTGGCGGATGTGACTAACGACATGCCCATCGCGAAAAACGAGATCTTCGGCCCGGTCGCGGCCATTCTGCCCGTGGATAGCGAGGAGGAGGCCGTGAACATCGCAAACGAGTCGGACTATGGACTGTCCGGGGCAGTGTTTACGGGAGATCTTGAGCGCGGCATCCGAGTCGCCCAGCGCATTGTCACAGGGATGATTCACGTCAATGACCAAACGGTCAATGTGGAGTCCAATGTTCCATTTGGTGGAGAAAAGGCTTCCGGCATCGGCCGTTATTGTGGAGAGTGGGGCATTGAGGAGTTCACCACGTTGAAGTGGATTTCCGTGCAGAAAGAGCCGAGAGTGTATCCGTTTTCGTAA
- a CDS encoding NAD(P)H-dependent flavin oxidoreductase, whose amino-acid sequence MAGDNAWLEALGVRHPIFAAPMAGGPSTPELVAAVSNAGGLGFLGVGYLSPEETRAAIRRVRALTDAPFGVNVFIPETPGGDVRDAVIAMKIWLREWVNDPAAAAEIDAIDPRFPTSATFEAQMDVILEPTFRAARQKLSWKLERGSHLSVRRLWDWKGVGYRKRDLFEKCSVLETLCTRTQTLIKPFFALPCRCSGPCSAA is encoded by the coding sequence ATGGCTGGAGACAACGCCTGGCTCGAAGCTCTGGGCGTGCGCCACCCGATTTTCGCCGCCCCCATGGCTGGAGGCCCGTCTACACCCGAGCTTGTCGCGGCCGTCAGCAACGCGGGAGGACTCGGGTTTCTCGGCGTCGGTTACCTGTCTCCCGAAGAGACGCGCGCAGCGATTCGGCGCGTGCGCGCATTGACCGATGCTCCGTTCGGCGTGAATGTGTTCATCCCAGAGACGCCGGGAGGAGATGTGCGCGATGCCGTGATCGCGATGAAGATCTGGTTGCGCGAGTGGGTGAACGATCCGGCGGCTGCGGCCGAGATCGACGCCATCGATCCGCGCTTTCCGACGTCTGCCACGTTCGAAGCCCAGATGGACGTGATCCTGGAACCCACATTTCGCGCCGCGCGACAGAAACTTAGCTGGAAACTCGAGCGAGGTAGCCATCTGAGCGTCCGACGACTGTGGGACTGGAAGGGTGTGGGCTATCGAAAGCGCGATCTTTTTGAGAAATGTTCAGTTTTGGAAACCCTGTGCACACGGACCCAAACGTTGATCAAGCCGTTTTTTGCGCTTCCGTGTAGATGCTCAGGTCCATGTTCAGCAGCTTAA